In Spirosoma sp. KUDC1026, the sequence CCGATTTTGTGGCCAGCCAGAATCAGATTCATCTCCAGTTCCTTGTCGTACCCACCCATAGTTTGCAGATGAGCCATGGCCTGCTTCATCAGGGGCGGTTCGATGCCCATGCCAGAGCCAATAATTGACGCCGAAAGACCCAGCGCCCGGCTGCCTTTCCGGAAGATGCTGTTGTTGATCTCCTCGCTGATTGCGTCCAACACAGCTACACTGGTATTGGTATTCTTGGCCACCCGATGGCCCTGCACCGCCCGCCAGCCCTGTGAAAAGGCCGTGTTTATACGATCCAGGAAGTCAGGCGCCATGTGGTTATCTGCGTCGGAAACGACGATAATATCATACTCATTATCAGCAATCCGTGACAGGGCTTCGTTGATGGCTTTGGCAACGGTAGATACCGCAAACGACACCTCGAATACCCGAATAGGGAGCGTAGCCAGCTGGGCCAGCACGTCGGGATGAATGGAGTCGGCAATGACGATCAGGTCGTAGCGGTCGCTGGGGTAGTTCTGCCGTAAGTTCGTCTGGATCGAGTCGACGATGACCGCATTTTCTTTGTAAGCTGGTATTAGCACGCCTATTCTCCGGAATGTTGTCACCGGAGCCGGATAGACATCATCCGTACCACCGGACTGGCTGGCAGCCGAAAAAATGGCGACGTATAAAACGGTAAGCCCAATGTAACTGAGAACGATTAGATAGAGAACGTATAGTATATACATAATGATGATAGAAAACGAGAATCGGTGAACTGGTTACCCGATCGCGTTACATAGTACGTTAGACGCAAAAAATTGCTTTAGGTCTTCTGGCCTGTATAATAT encodes:
- a CDS encoding glycosyltransferase, giving the protein MYILYVLYLIVLSYIGLTVLYVAIFSAASQSGGTDDVYPAPVTTFRRIGVLIPAYKENAVIVDSIQTNLRQNYPSDRYDLIVIADSIHPDVLAQLATLPIRVFEVSFAVSTVAKAINEALSRIADNEYDIIVVSDADNHMAPDFLDRINTAFSQGWRAVQGHRVAKNTNTSVAVLDAISEEINNSIFRKGSRALGLSASIIGSGMGIEPPLMKQAMAHLQTMGGYDKELEMNLILAGHKIGYLEQALIYDEKVAQKAVFENQRTRWIAAQWQFLRFYFRRGVAEFANGRLASGFKFAQALVLPRVLLLGLLGICSFLGLFTGDPVLWGFPLVLLIILMASLITAVPSYLRDRLTVRELLLIPVLMLSFAKAIFNIRKAFKSFLPTPHTSSPDRRVP